A window from Roseburia sp. 499 encodes these proteins:
- a CDS encoding vWA domain-containing protein has protein sequence MFEEQLLEKVNICQEILRDTKNELYLNMRFLDVALNTFSLQSTMERERTATDGVGYYFNPEYLIEQYKESSQKTNRCYLHSVLHCLFGHLWHPVEKEKEDLWNLACDITVEYIMDNLYYRCLRNHSNPYRKLVYNNLLEQMPVINAEAVFHVLEKNSMDPRAQARLMLEFLVDEHDLWQRQENAPNAPMEQQNQWKDIRDKMETELETFSKEAAEDSKSLVEQLKVENRERYDYRTFLKKFCVLKEEMQVDMDSFDYIFYNYGMEMYGNMPLIEPQETKEVKKIEDFVIVIDTSMSCKTELVQKFLEETYSILSQAESFYRRFRIHIIQCDERVQSDVVIEKAQQLRDYMEQFEVKGMGGTDFRPAFEYVNRLLTEKAFQKLRGLIYFTDGYGTFPLKKPLYDVAFVFFKEDYLDVDVPAWAIKLILGEEDIGNTVEASRT, from the coding sequence ATGTTTGAAGAGCAGTTACTGGAAAAAGTAAATATTTGTCAGGAAATTTTACGAGATACGAAAAATGAATTATATCTGAATATGCGTTTTCTGGATGTGGCGTTGAATACCTTTTCTTTGCAGTCTACTATGGAACGGGAGCGTACTGCAACAGACGGAGTAGGATATTATTTTAATCCGGAATATTTGATAGAACAGTACAAGGAGAGTAGCCAGAAAACAAATCGTTGTTATCTACATAGTGTGTTACATTGTCTTTTTGGTCATCTTTGGCATCCGGTAGAGAAAGAAAAGGAAGATTTATGGAATCTTGCTTGTGATATTACAGTGGAATACATTATGGATAATTTGTATTATCGTTGTCTGAGAAACCATTCTAATCCCTATCGTAAGTTGGTGTACAATAATTTGCTGGAGCAGATGCCGGTCATTAATGCAGAGGCAGTGTTCCATGTATTAGAGAAAAATTCCATGGATCCCAGAGCGCAGGCAAGGTTGATGCTGGAGTTTCTGGTGGATGAACATGATTTGTGGCAAAGACAGGAAAATGCACCTAATGCTCCAATGGAACAGCAGAACCAGTGGAAGGATATTCGGGATAAGATGGAAACGGAGCTTGAAACTTTTTCCAAGGAAGCAGCGGAGGACTCTAAAAGCCTGGTGGAACAGTTGAAAGTAGAAAATCGGGAACGATACGATTATCGGACTTTCTTAAAAAAATTCTGTGTTTTAAAAGAAGAAATGCAGGTAGATATGGACAGCTTTGACTATATTTTTTATAATTACGGCATGGAGATGTATGGAAACATGCCATTGATTGAGCCGCAGGAGACAAAAGAGGTCAAGAAAATCGAAGATTTTGTAATTGTGATTGATACCTCAATGTCATGTAAGACAGAGCTGGTACAGAAATTTTTGGAAGAAACCTATAGTATTTTAAGTCAGGCAGAATCTTTTTACCGTCGTTTTCGGATTCATATAATTCAGTGTGATGAGCGGGTGCAGTCAGATGTGGTGATTGAGAAAGCGCAACAGTTGCGGGACTATATGGAACAGTTCGAAGTGAAAGGCATGGGTGGTACGGATTTTCGTCCGGCATTTGAATATGTAAATCGCTTGCTGACAGAAAAAGCTTTTCAGAAGCTGCGTGGATTGATTTATTTTACGGATGGATATGGAACATTTCCCTTAAAGAAGCCATTATATGATGTGGCATTTGTGTTTTTTAAAGAAGACTATCTGGATGTAGATGTACCGGCTTGGGCAATTAAGTTGATATTAGGTGAAGAAGACATTGGAAATACGGTGGAGGCAAGTAGAACATGA
- a CDS encoding ATP-binding protein → MNIKRTKEEIKNTISAYLLKDEFGNYQIPSIRQRPVFLLGSPGIGKTQIMEQISKECGIGLVAYTITHHTRQSAIGLPFISKKQFGDKEYAVTEYTMSEIVGSIYEKMEETGLKEGILFIDEINCVSETLAPAMLQFLQCKSFGNHKIPEGWVIVAAGNPPEYNKSVREFDVVTMDRVKKIEVEADFSVWKEYAYEHQLHGAVISYLNTRKQNFYQMENTVDGMHFATPRGWEDLSNIIQVYEKLEKCVDREVVEQYIQFPKIAKDFANYLELYYKYQTDYQLEEIFQGKLDEVLLKKISHASFDEKLSVVGLILSKVNEAVSNAVRKESYMELLQSYLLEYKEVTENITEGLDGQQLFFNICQKASVEYKRKKTAELLTREEDYRYRQVIRMLEKILQEMKLLSIEGASECFCKAKEMFEQENEQYEKKQQEAEEKLEYAFDFMEGAFGNSQEMVMFITELNSNANSVAFLQETDCERYYQYNKELLFDDKRKKLLERMQ, encoded by the coding sequence ATGAATATAAAACGAACGAAGGAAGAAATTAAAAATACTATTTCCGCTTACTTGTTAAAAGATGAATTCGGAAATTATCAGATACCGTCCATTCGCCAGCGACCGGTATTTTTATTAGGTTCGCCCGGAATCGGAAAAACACAGATTATGGAACAGATATCCAAGGAGTGTGGTATCGGGTTGGTGGCGTATACGATTACACACCACACCAGACAGAGCGCAATAGGACTTCCTTTTATTTCAAAAAAGCAGTTTGGAGACAAAGAGTATGCTGTTACAGAGTATACTATGAGTGAAATTGTAGGTTCCATTTATGAAAAAATGGAGGAGACCGGATTAAAAGAAGGAATCCTTTTTATTGATGAAATTAACTGCGTATCGGAAACTCTGGCACCTGCTATGTTACAGTTTTTACAGTGTAAATCCTTTGGAAATCACAAGATTCCGGAGGGGTGGGTGATTGTAGCGGCTGGAAATCCGCCGGAATACAACAAGTCTGTGCGGGAATTTGACGTAGTAACCATGGACCGTGTGAAGAAAATTGAGGTAGAAGCAGACTTTAGTGTATGGAAAGAATATGCTTATGAGCACCAGCTGCATGGAGCAGTGATTTCTTATTTAAATACCAGAAAACAAAATTTTTATCAGATGGAAAATACGGTAGATGGCATGCATTTTGCAACCCCCCGTGGATGGGAAGATTTGTCTAATATCATTCAGGTTTATGAAAAACTGGAAAAATGCGTAGACCGGGAAGTGGTGGAACAGTATATTCAGTTTCCGAAGATTGCAAAAGACTTTGCTAATTATCTGGAACTTTATTATAAATACCAGACAGATTATCAGCTAGAAGAGATTTTTCAGGGAAAACTGGACGAAGTGCTGTTGAAAAAGATATCTCATGCTTCCTTCGATGAAAAATTAAGTGTAGTAGGTCTGATTTTATCTAAAGTAAATGAGGCAGTCAGCAATGCGGTACGAAAAGAATCTTATATGGAATTGTTACAGTCCTACTTGTTGGAATATAAGGAAGTGACGGAAAATATAACAGAAGGGTTGGATGGTCAGCAGTTGTTTTTTAACATTTGCCAGAAGGCATCTGTGGAATACAAGAGGAAGAAAACAGCAGAATTGTTGACAAGAGAAGAGGATTACCGGTATCGTCAGGTAATTCGGATGTTGGAAAAGATACTGCAGGAAATGAAGTTGCTATCCATAGAAGGTGCAAGTGAGTGTTTTTGCAAGGCAAAGGAAATGTTTGAACAAGAAAATGAGCAGTATGAGAAAAAACAGCAAGAAGCGGAAGAAAAGTTAGAATATGCCTTTGACTTTATGGAAGGTGCTTTTGGCAATAGTCAAGAGATGGTAATGTTTATTACGGAATTGAATTCCAATGCCAATAGCGTAGCATTTTTACAGGAAACAGACTGCGAGCGTTATTATCAGTATAATAAGGAACTGCTCTTTGATGATAAAAGAAAAAAACTGTTGGAACGTATGCAGTAG
- a CDS encoding bifunctional folylpolyglutamate synthase/dihydrofolate synthase, with translation MEKYKILSKKELNNYIREIEKTGSILGLDSIRELMKELSNVQNELSVIHVAGTNGKGSVCAMLESILMEAGYRVGKYTSPAVFENTERYRVNGRNIGERDYIEVISQVKAACDRMVERGLNQPTVFEVETAAAFLHFYRENCEIVILETGMGGATDATNIIRKSLVSVLTSISRDHMGFLGDTLEEIAAVKAGIVKENGRVVALCPEEGVRRVIDETCKRKKASVVYTKSEQVDNVHIAENKLCFFHDELGEIKLKMIGNYQVQNALCAIETVKQLVKQGYAISAEQLKKGLEQAEWEGRFSVLSEKPFFVIDGAHNEDAAKKLRETLEMGFTKCKIIYIIGVLADKEHEKMLRLMLPLAEKVFTVTPHNPRALNGKLLAEEAGKYHKDVTFVSEIKEAVSLAMEAADKEQGMVLSFGSLSYLGEVKNALKEIKIHGR, from the coding sequence ATGGAAAAATACAAGATATTGAGCAAAAAGGAGCTAAATAACTATATAAGGGAAATTGAAAAGACAGGAAGTATTCTTGGTTTAGACAGTATCCGTGAATTGATGAAAGAGTTGTCAAATGTGCAGAATGAACTGTCTGTCATTCATGTGGCAGGAACGAATGGAAAGGGTTCCGTATGCGCTATGTTAGAGTCTATTCTCATGGAGGCTGGGTATCGGGTCGGAAAGTATACTTCACCGGCAGTATTTGAGAATACAGAGCGGTATCGGGTCAATGGAAGAAATATTGGTGAGAGAGACTATATAGAGGTAATCAGTCAAGTGAAAGCAGCTTGTGACCGAATGGTGGAACGAGGTTTGAATCAGCCTACAGTATTTGAAGTGGAGACAGCAGCAGCATTTTTGCATTTTTACCGGGAAAACTGTGAAATTGTCATTTTGGAAACTGGAATGGGAGGAGCAACAGATGCGACTAATATAATAAGGAAGTCTTTGGTCAGTGTATTGACTTCCATTAGTCGGGATCATATGGGATTTTTGGGAGATACCTTAGAAGAAATCGCAGCAGTTAAGGCAGGAATTGTGAAGGAAAATGGAAGAGTTGTTGCCCTATGTCCGGAAGAAGGAGTACGTCGTGTCATAGATGAAACTTGTAAGAGAAAAAAAGCATCTGTAGTTTATACAAAGTCAGAGCAGGTTGATAATGTACATATTGCAGAGAATAAGCTGTGTTTCTTTCATGATGAATTAGGAGAGATAAAATTGAAAATGATAGGAAACTATCAGGTTCAGAACGCGCTGTGTGCCATAGAAACAGTGAAACAATTGGTGAAACAGGGGTATGCTATTTCTGCGGAACAGTTAAAAAAAGGACTAGAACAGGCAGAGTGGGAAGGGCGTTTTTCTGTTCTTTCGGAGAAACCTTTTTTTGTGATAGATGGGGCCCATAATGAGGATGCGGCAAAAAAATTACGGGAAACTTTGGAAATGGGTTTTACAAAATGCAAAATTATATATATAATAGGGGTACTTGCAGATAAAGAGCATGAAAAAATGTTAAGACTCATGCTTCCGCTTGCAGAAAAGGTATTTACGGTTACGCCACATAATCCAAGGGCGCTGAATGGAAAGCTGTTAGCAGAAGAAGCCGGTAAATATCATAAGGACGTTACTTTTGTTTCGGAGATAAAAGAGGCAGTAAGCCTGGCAATGGAAGCAGCAGATAAAGAACAGGGAATGGTACTTTCTTTTGGATCGTTGTCTTACCTTGGCGAAGTAAAAAATGCTCTTAAGGAGATAAAAATACATGGTAGATAA
- a CDS encoding CPBP family intramembrane glutamic endopeptidase, with the protein MNQKNTMYGGLFSAAGVVYPMLVYFVVITIAMNICTAIAMKMGVDPKEQYMALQTIATAVTIPFVFYFYRKDRLEPTACQQHLSEIFEGKSTKEKLWDGIMMFLTGAVAGVTLNNLMAMTALEELSKGYQEVESQFFGGGVLFEVIGSCLLIPILEEMLYRSVLYGRICDIFIPYQVEDTEAKKKRNRNSRIMAIVFTALIFGMMHMNIVQFIYATILGIMLSWFVEKSGHLYGAVIAHIGANLMSVLRMETPILKWMESSKTCFIMSTVICVVITILLLVIIGKYSKNGTKEVENNFQTI; encoded by the coding sequence ATGAATCAGAAAAACACAATGTACGGAGGCTTATTCTCCGCAGCGGGTGTGGTGTACCCAATGTTAGTTTATTTTGTAGTAATTACCATTGCAATGAATATTTGTACCGCCATTGCAATGAAAATGGGAGTAGATCCTAAAGAGCAGTATATGGCGTTGCAGACAATAGCAACAGCAGTAACTATTCCATTTGTTTTTTATTTTTATCGTAAGGACAGGTTGGAGCCTACTGCATGTCAACAACATCTTTCAGAGATATTTGAAGGGAAGTCCACAAAGGAAAAACTTTGGGATGGAATTATGATGTTCCTGACAGGAGCAGTGGCAGGAGTTACCTTAAATAATCTGATGGCAATGACTGCTTTGGAGGAACTGTCTAAGGGGTATCAGGAGGTGGAAAGCCAATTCTTCGGCGGGGGAGTTTTGTTTGAAGTGATAGGCTCGTGTCTATTAATACCGATTTTAGAGGAGATGCTTTATCGAAGCGTATTATATGGAAGAATCTGTGATATTTTTATTCCGTATCAGGTGGAAGATACGGAGGCGAAGAAGAAACGGAATCGAAATAGTCGTATTATGGCAATCGTCTTTACAGCATTAATTTTCGGTATGATGCATATGAATATTGTCCAGTTTATATATGCGACGATTCTTGGAATCATGTTGTCGTGGTTCGTAGAAAAGTCAGGACATTTGTATGGAGCGGTGATAGCGCATATTGGTGCGAATCTTATGTCTGTATTACGCATGGAAACGCCAATACTTAAGTGGATGGAAAGCAGCAAGACATGCTTTATTATGTCAACGGTTATCTGTGTGGTTATAACAATATTACTTCTGGTCATTATTGGAAAATATAGTAAGAATGGTACAAAAGAAGTAGAAAACAATTTCCAAACAATTTAA
- a CDS encoding HAD-IA family hydrolase has protein sequence MKKKVILFDLDGTLLNTEEGISKCVRYALEKFGIEENDQKKIRRFIGPPLADSFQREYGFSEEDAWKAVAYYRERYDDIGVWECELYPDVKETLELLSEKGYRIGVASSKPQKFCPILMKHFGIDQYFEVIAGAVSDGKAGTKSAVLTDALKRFGVENKEEVLLIGDTRYDAQGAKEVGIDCIGITYGFEHDMDTMREAGAYICETLEEVVEYLEQ, from the coding sequence ATGAAAAAGAAAGTGATACTATTTGATTTAGATGGAACATTGTTGAATACAGAAGAGGGAATCTCAAAATGCGTAAGATATGCCCTTGAAAAATTTGGAATTGAAGAGAACGACCAGAAAAAAATAAGACGTTTTATTGGTCCGCCTCTTGCTGATTCTTTTCAGCGTGAGTATGGATTTTCGGAAGAAGATGCCTGGAAGGCAGTTGCATATTATAGGGAAAGATATGATGATATTGGGGTATGGGAGTGTGAACTTTATCCGGATGTGAAAGAAACATTGGAACTTTTGTCTGAAAAAGGTTATCGGATTGGAGTAGCATCCTCTAAACCTCAGAAGTTTTGCCCGATTTTGATGAAACATTTTGGGATTGACCAGTATTTTGAAGTGATTGCCGGCGCAGTGTCCGACGGAAAGGCAGGAACAAAGTCAGCGGTTCTGACAGATGCATTGAAACGTTTTGGTGTTGAGAATAAGGAAGAAGTATTGTTAATTGGAGATACCAGATATGATGCGCAAGGTGCAAAAGAAGTTGGAATTGATTGTATTGGAATTACTTATGGTTTTGAACATGATATGGATACCATGCGGGAGGCAGGAGCGTATATTTGCGAGACGTTGGAGGAAGTAGTGGAGTACTTGGAACAATAA
- a CDS encoding HD domain-containing protein, whose product MERQNEMEYVRRLIQETDYLEQMKQLEELEKERKFCRHGLNHVLDVARIAWIQVLEEQLSLEKEMVYLTALLHDLGRIAEYQKGIPHHEAGVTMARMYLEQIGYPKEKCALIYETIEEHRNKNKLNEDFINTIRKADNSSRNCFFCEVTKECKWSEERKNDTIVD is encoded by the coding sequence ATGGAAAGACAGAATGAAATGGAGTATGTGAGAAGGCTGATTCAGGAAACGGATTATCTGGAACAGATGAAACAGTTAGAAGAGCTGGAAAAAGAGAGAAAATTTTGCCGGCATGGTCTGAATCATGTGTTGGATGTGGCAAGAATCGCGTGGATACAGGTGCTGGAAGAACAGCTTTCATTAGAAAAAGAAATGGTTTATCTAACGGCGTTACTGCATGATTTGGGAAGAATCGCAGAGTATCAGAAAGGGATTCCGCATCATGAGGCAGGGGTAACTATGGCGAGAATGTATTTAGAGCAGATTGGGTATCCGAAAGAAAAATGTGCACTTATTTATGAAACCATAGAAGAACATCGAAATAAGAATAAATTAAATGAAGATTTTATAAATACAATTAGGAAGGCAGATAACAGCTCACGAAATTGCTTTTTTTGCGAAGTGACGAAAGAATGTAAGTGGAGTGAGGAACGGAAGAACGATACAATTGTAGATTAA
- a CDS encoding leucine-rich repeat protein translates to MEHQKFAYEKTEYGIRILRCYGRNGCVRIPEQIEGQPVTELADYAFAREIDSEPENNSGLSCICGEDLQELHLPETIKRLGRYIFYNCTQFQKLFFYSNIAFMGAGAFTGCERLSYLRMQEVPEEKSCLREILSDLKQAVQVKVYRGEVCQYELIYPEFFEEAEENTPARIINTVTHGMGIQYRNAFRDTKVIFREYDKLFESGKYNVDLISGIEISIARLMYPIELEEKVEKCYREFLLQHLEQAASVLLEKEEKEKVRWMAEEFAVTKEQVEVFVKAAMDQEQTEAVSMLMDIQHGRFQEKKKKFSL, encoded by the coding sequence ATGGAACATCAGAAATTTGCATATGAAAAAACAGAATATGGAATTCGGATTCTACGTTGCTATGGAAGAAATGGCTGTGTACGAATACCGGAACAGATAGAAGGACAGCCCGTAACAGAGCTTGCTGATTATGCTTTTGCAAGAGAGATAGACAGTGAGCCGGAAAATAACAGTGGGCTGTCCTGTATTTGTGGAGAAGATTTGCAGGAATTGCATTTGCCGGAAACGATAAAAAGGTTGGGCAGATATATTTTCTATAATTGTACCCAGTTTCAGAAATTGTTTTTTTATAGTAATATTGCATTTATGGGAGCTGGAGCGTTTACCGGTTGCGAAAGGCTTTCTTATTTGAGAATGCAAGAAGTACCGGAAGAAAAGTCATGCCTTCGGGAAATTCTTTCGGACTTAAAACAGGCAGTACAGGTAAAGGTATATCGGGGAGAAGTTTGTCAGTATGAATTGATTTATCCGGAATTCTTTGAAGAAGCAGAAGAGAATACACCTGCAAGGATTATCAATACGGTTACTCATGGAATGGGGATTCAGTATCGAAATGCTTTTCGTGATACGAAGGTGATTTTTCGAGAATATGATAAATTGTTTGAAAGTGGAAAATATAATGTTGATTTAATTAGTGGAATAGAGATTTCAATAGCAAGGCTTATGTATCCGATTGAATTGGAAGAAAAAGTAGAAAAGTGTTATCGGGAATTTTTGCTACAACATTTGGAACAGGCGGCAAGTGTGTTACTAGAAAAGGAAGAAAAGGAAAAAGTTCGCTGGATGGCAGAAGAATTTGCTGTTACAAAGGAACAGGTGGAAGTTTTTGTGAAGGCGGCAATGGACCAGGAACAGACGGAAGCAGTAAGTATGTTGATGGATATTCAACATGGCAGATTTCAAGAAAAAAAGAAGAAATTTTCCCTATAA
- the folK gene encoding 2-amino-4-hydroxy-6-hydroxymethyldihydropteridine diphosphokinase has protein sequence MEKEAWDKIHIKNLEVFGKHGVFPEENKLGQKFLVNAVLYTSTREAGRTDDLTKSIHYGEVSHFITKYMMEHTFQLIETVAEQLAKALLLQFEHLKWIDLEIQKPWAPIGLPLESVSVEISRGWHQAFIATGSNLGDRGEYISKGIEALKACEDCVVEKESELIVTAPYGVTDQPDFLNGMLQVRTLFRPLELLNKLNEIEAEAKRERNIHWGPRTLDMDIIFYDDLVLDTPKLTIPHADMQNRKFVLEPLAELAPWYRHPILGKTVKKLLEELVQ, from the coding sequence GTGGAAAAGGAAGCATGGGACAAGATTCATATCAAGAATCTTGAGGTTTTCGGAAAACATGGTGTATTTCCGGAAGAAAACAAGCTTGGACAGAAATTTCTAGTGAATGCAGTGCTTTATACAAGTACCAGAGAAGCGGGAAGAACAGATGATTTGACGAAATCTATTCACTATGGTGAGGTATCTCATTTTATCACGAAATATATGATGGAACATACCTTTCAATTGATTGAGACTGTGGCGGAACAGCTTGCAAAGGCGTTACTATTGCAGTTTGAACATCTTAAGTGGATTGATTTGGAGATTCAAAAACCATGGGCGCCGATTGGACTTCCATTGGAATCCGTATCAGTGGAAATCAGCAGAGGATGGCATCAGGCTTTTATTGCAACCGGTTCTAATCTGGGAGACCGGGGAGAGTATATTAGCAAGGGCATAGAAGCGTTAAAAGCGTGCGAGGACTGTGTGGTGGAAAAGGAATCGGAACTGATTGTAACAGCACCTTATGGTGTCACGGATCAGCCGGATTTTTTGAATGGAATGCTTCAGGTAAGAACATTATTTCGTCCGTTAGAATTATTAAATAAGCTAAATGAAATAGAGGCAGAGGCTAAACGGGAACGTAACATTCACTGGGGACCACGAACATTGGATATGGATATTATTTTTTATGATGATTTGGTTTTGGATACTCCGAAGCTTACCATCCCACATGCTGATATGCAGAATCGTAAATTTGTTCTGGAACCTTTAGCAGAATTAGCACCATGGTATCGTCATCCGATTTTAGGAAAAACGGTGAAAAAACTGTTAGAAGAATTAGTTCAATAG
- the folE gene encoding GTP cyclohydrolase I FolE gives MVDKKKIEAGVKLLLEGMGEDINREGLVETPQRIARMYEEIFGGLEQTPEEHLSKTFSVKDNNMVLEKDIVFYSTCEHHLLPFYGKAHVAYIPNGKVVGLSKLARTVEVYAKRPQLQEQLTAQIADALMEYLGPQGAMVVIEAEHMCMTMRGIKKPGAQTVTCVTRGVFAEDEKLQNTFWHMLGR, from the coding sequence ATGGTAGATAAGAAAAAAATAGAAGCAGGTGTAAAACTTTTGCTAGAAGGAATGGGAGAAGACATAAATCGAGAAGGTCTGGTGGAGACGCCCCAGCGGATTGCCCGAATGTATGAAGAAATTTTTGGCGGATTGGAACAGACTCCGGAAGAACATCTTTCAAAAACTTTTTCTGTAAAGGACAACAATATGGTGTTGGAAAAGGATATTGTATTCTATTCCACATGTGAACATCATTTACTGCCCTTTTATGGTAAGGCACATGTAGCATACATACCAAATGGCAAAGTGGTTGGGTTAAGTAAATTGGCAAGGACCGTAGAGGTATACGCAAAGCGCCCGCAATTGCAGGAGCAGTTAACAGCCCAGATTGCAGATGCCCTGATGGAATATTTAGGACCGCAGGGGGCTATGGTTGTGATTGAGGCAGAGCATATGTGTATGACCATGCGGGGAATCAAAAAGCCCGGCGCACAGACTGTAACCTGTGTGACAAGAGGAGTATTTGCAGAAGATGAGAAACTGCAAAATACTTTCTGGCATATGTTAGGACGATAA
- the folP gene encoding dihydropteroate synthase — MKIGNRNFETDKHTYIMGILNVTPDSFSDGGKFNHLDAALAHTEQMMEEGADIIDIGGESTRPGHVQITEEEEIERTAPIIEIIKSEFDIPISIDTYKAKVAQAAVDAGADLVNDIWGLKYDEKIADVIAKSGVACCLMHNRDNHDYQNFIEDMKQDLRETIALAKKAGIADEKIMLDPGVGFGKTYEHNLETIYKLEELDELGYPLLLGTSRKSVIGLTLDLPVTERVEGTLVTTVLAVMKKYSFVRVHDVKENKRAIQMAEAIREGWR, encoded by the coding sequence ATGAAGATTGGAAACAGGAACTTTGAGACAGACAAACACACTTATATTATGGGAATATTAAACGTAACTCCAGACTCCTTTTCTGATGGAGGAAAGTTCAATCATTTAGATGCGGCTTTGGCGCATACAGAGCAGATGATGGAAGAAGGAGCTGATATTATTGATATTGGTGGAGAGTCTACCAGACCGGGGCATGTGCAGATAACGGAAGAGGAAGAAATTGAGCGTACTGCACCGATAATAGAAATAATTAAATCTGAATTTGATATACCTATATCCATTGATACATATAAGGCTAAGGTGGCGCAGGCAGCAGTAGATGCAGGAGCTGATTTGGTGAACGATATCTGGGGACTTAAGTATGATGAAAAAATAGCAGATGTTATTGCAAAGTCTGGTGTAGCATGTTGTTTGATGCACAATCGTGATAACCATGATTATCAGAACTTTATAGAGGATATGAAGCAGGATTTGCGTGAGACGATTGCTTTAGCCAAAAAGGCAGGTATTGCAGATGAGAAGATTATGTTAGATCCCGGAGTGGGATTCGGAAAGACTTATGAACATAATCTGGAGACAATTTATAAGTTAGAAGAATTGGACGAATTGGGCTACCCGTTGTTGCTTGGAACATCCAGAAAGTCTGTAATAGGATTGACACTGGACCTTCCGGTAACAGAACGCGTAGAAGGAACTCTTGTAACAACAGTGTTAGCAGTAATGAAGAAATATTCTTTTGTAAGAGTACATGACGTAAAGGAAAACAAACGGGCAATTCAGATGGCAGAAGCAATCCGGGAGGGATGGAGATAG